One window of Trifolium pratense cultivar HEN17-A07 linkage group LG5, ARS_RC_1.1, whole genome shotgun sequence genomic DNA carries:
- the LOC123886583 gene encoding uncharacterized protein LOC123886583 has protein sequence MQLELSMPKLVGAEMSPNDINSTDKEMNYDEFQIFVIDNLVDGDWRKPIVEYLENPIGSAPRKIKYRASNYVIIGIELFKKTLEGVLLKCLSENEAYIAISDVHSGACGSHQSGHKMKWLLVRQGMFGIPETITTDQGSVFTGRKMQEFARNSPKESTNSTPFRLTYGHDAVLPVEIYLQSIRIQRQMEIPTDHYWSMMFDELVDLDEERLRALDTLSRQKERVAKAYNRKVKSKTFEVGNLVWKVILPMDKKDRILGK, from the exons ATGCAATTGGAATTGTCAATGCCAAAACTTGTGGGGGCAGAGATGTCACCAAATGACATAAATAGCACTGACAAAGAAATGAATTATGACGAATTCCAAATTTTTGTCATTGACAATTTAGTAGATGGTGATTGGAGAAAACCAATTGTAGAATATTTGGAAAATCCAATCGGGAGTGCTCCTCGAAAGATCAAATATAGGGCATCAAATTATGTGATCATTGGTATTGAATTGTTTAAAAAGACCCTCGAAGGAGTACTGTTGAAATGCCTTAGTGAGAATGAGGCCTACATAGCAATATCTGATGTTCATAGTGGGGCTTGCGGTTCTCACCAATCAGGCCATAAGATGAAATGGCTTTTAGTTCGACAAGGCAT gtttggaaTTCCTGAAACTATCACAACTGATCAAGGTTCAGTGTTTactggtcgaaagatgcaagaatTCGCCAG AAATTCCCCCAAAGAATCAACAAACTCTACTCCATTTCGATTAACATATGGTCATGATGCCGTGTTACCAGTAGAAATTTATTTGCAATCTATCAGAATTCAAAGGCAAATGGAGATACCAACTGATCACTATTGGAGTATGATGTTTGATGAATTGGTTGATTTAGacgaagaaaggctaagagcgcTTGATACTTTAAGTagacaaaaagaaagagtagcAAAGGCCTATAATAGGAAGGTTAAATCAAAAACCTTTGAAGTGGGGAATttagtttggaaagttattTTGCCTATGGACAAAAAAGATAGAATTTTAGGCAAATAG
- the LOC123886584 gene encoding uncharacterized protein LOC123886584 yields MDYATIGRVVTLLWSIWHNQNDKIWNDNLRSPNQIGRAAFDHWNKWFAVHKLRSNDDNDVPLVNTNRWEKPRIGWLKCNVDAAFFVGASRTAMGACFRNNSGEFMSGIM; encoded by the coding sequence ATGGATTACGCTACTATAGGTAGAGTGGTTACGCTGTTATGGAGTATATGGCATAACCagaatgataaaatttggaatgatAATCTTAGAAGTCCAAACCAAATTGGTCGGGCTGCGTTTGATCATTGGAACAAGTGGTTTGCAGTCCATAAGTTGCGAAGTAACGATGATAATGATGTTCCGCTTGTCAACACCAATCGGTGGGAAAAGCCTCGTATAGGATGGTTAaagtgcaatgtagatgcaGCATTTTTTGTCGGTGCAAGTAGGACCGCGATGGGTGCTTGTTTTCGTAATAATTCTGGTGAGTTTATGTCTGGAATTATGTAG